A single region of the Brachypodium distachyon strain Bd21 chromosome 3, Brachypodium_distachyon_v3.0, whole genome shotgun sequence genome encodes:
- the LOC100835541 gene encoding aquaporin NIP2-1 yields MSTNSRSNSRANFSNEIHDMATPQNSNMPNMMYYNERSLADFFPPHLLKKMVSEVVSTFLLVFVTCGASAINGNDPSRISQLGQSVAGGLIVTVMIYSVGHISGAHMNPAVTTAFAVFRHFPWIQVPFYWASQFTGAICASFVLKAVLHPIEVLGTTTPVGPHWHSLLIEIIVTFNMMFVTLAVATDTRAVGELAGLAVGSSVCITSIFAGAVSGGSMNPARTLGPALASNRYTGLWLYFLGPILGTLSGAWTYTFIRFEDSPKDAPQKLSSFKLRRLQSQSVAAEDDDVLDHIPV; encoded by the exons ATGTCTACAAACTCGAGATCCAACTCGAGGGCCAACTTCTCGAACGAGATCCACGACATGGCGACGCCGCAGAACTCCAACATGCCCAACATGATGTACTACAACGAGAGGTCGCTGGCGGACTTCTTCCCTCCTCACCTCCTCAAGAAG ATGGTGTCGGAGGTGGTGTCGACGTTCCTGCTGGTGTTCGTGACGTGCGGGGCGTCGGCGATCAACGGCAACGACCCGTCGCGCATATCGCAGCTCGGGCAGTCGGTCGCCGGAGGGCTCATCGTCACCGTCATGATCTACTCCGTCGGCCACATCTCCGGCGCCCACATGAACCCCGCCGTCACCACCGCCTTCGCCGTCTTCCGCCATTTCCCATGGATTCAG GTTCCGTTCTACTGGGCGTCGCAGTTCACGGGGGCGATCTGCGCGTCGTTCGTGCTGAAGGCGGTGCTGCACCCGATCGAGGTGCTGGGAACCACGACGCCCGTGGGGCCGCACTGGCACTCGCTGCTCATCGAGATCATCGTCACCTTCAACATGATGTTCGTCACCCTCGCCGTCGCCACGGACACCAGAGCG GTGGGTGAGTTGGCCGGGTTAGCTGTCGGGTCCTCCGTTTGCATTACGTCCATCTTCGCAGG GGCGGTGTCGGGCGGATCGATGAACCCGGCTCGGACGCTGGGGCCGGCGTTGGCGAGCAACCGCTACACGGGGCTGTGGCTCTATTTCTTGGGCCCGATCCTAGGCACACTGTCGGGCGCCTGGACCTACACCTTCATCCGCTTCGAGGACTCCCCCAAGGACGCCCCCCAGAAGCTCTCCTCCTTCAAGCTCCGACGCCTCCAGAGCCAATCCGTCGccgccgaagacgacgacgtccTCGACCACATCCCCGTCTGA